In one Lycium barbarum isolate Lr01 chromosome 7, ASM1917538v2, whole genome shotgun sequence genomic region, the following are encoded:
- the LOC132604210 gene encoding protein NRT1/ PTR FAMILY 1.2-like isoform X2, whose product MENSSSEKGEMMEEPLLDASETQKGGFRTLPFILGGAALMFAALSALTPNMILYLMNEYHMDMTTGSNILYIWSAVTNIVPVVGAFMADSFVGRFQMIGVGSVVTLVGMFLFWLTSVIPQARPPPCVASNSICRSAEMFQLFFLCFSLGIIAIGDGAIKSSSLAFGSDQLKREVYQGNACAMESYFSWYYAMCSLSVLVALTCLVYIQVNMGWALGFGALVLLMLFSTLVIYLGTPFYLKLKPKSSLITGLLQVIVTSYRKRGLRLSSQSADILYYQKKGSAIVLPSEKLRFLNKACMVQDPRVDLSPDGEATDPWRLCTVDQVEELKALLKVVPIWLTGVVMSININQNSFPVLQATTMDRHIGSSFEIPAGSFGIFGVISALLWIVLYDPLILPIASKLTGKSVHFSTKERMGFGLFLSFLSVLEVAAVEGVRRSIAIMEGYSDDPQGVIPMSAMWLLPQNSLAGSAVALHAIGQNEFYISEFPRSMSSVASALVGFGTGVGSLLASFLMSTIDDLTKRGGQESWISSNINKGHYDYYYLVLAGFSLINILYYIVCSRAYGPCKGEEGDFMEEEKP is encoded by the exons gaGGTGCGGCTTTGATGTTTGCGGCGTTGTCTGCTCTAACTCCAAATATGATCCTGTATTTGATGAATGAATATCACATGGATATGACTACTGGATCAAATATTCTCTACATCTGGTCAGCAGTTACCAACATCGTTCCAGTTGTTGGGGCCTTTATGGCGGATTCTTTTGTGGGTCGGTTCCAGATGATAGGGGTGGGATCTGTTGTCACTCTTGTG GGGATGTTTCTGTTTTGGCTGACATCAGTGATTCCGCAAGCAAGGCCCCCACCCTGTGTCGCTTCCAACAGCATTTGCAGATCAGCAGAGATGTTCCAACTCTTCTTCCTGTGTTTCTCTTTGGGGATCATTGCCATTGGAGATGGTGCAATCAAATCCTCATCTTTAGCATTTGGTTCGGATCAGTTGAAACGGGAAGTATATCAAGGAAATGCGTGTGCAATGGAGAGCTACTTCAGCTGGTACTATGCTATGTGCAGTTTGTCTGTCCTGGTTGCTCTCACGTGTCTTGTTTATATCCAAGTTAACATGGGGTGGGCTTTAGGTTTTGGAGCCCTCGTTTTGCTAATGTTGTTTTCAACTCTTGTAATTTATTTGGGTACTCCATTCTACCTGAAGCTGAAGCCTAAATCGAGTTTAATCACTGGCCTTCTTCAAGTGATTGTAACCTCTTATAGAAAGAGAGGTCTCAGATTGTCGTCACAGAGTGCAGATATACTATATTATCAGAAAAAAGGGTCAGCCATAGTTCTTCCAAGTGAAAAACTAAG GTTTTTGAATAAAGCTTGCATGGTACAAGATCCTCGAGTAGATTTGAGCCCAGATGGAGAAGCAACAGATCCTTGGCGTCTTTGCACTGTAGATCAAGTAGAAGAGCTGAAAGCATTACTCAAAGTTGTTCCAATCTGGTTGACGGGAGTTGTAATGTCCATAAATATAAACCAGAACTCTTTCCCAGTTCTTCAAGCGACTACCATGGATCGACATATTGGTTCCAGCTTTGAAATCCCAGCTGGCTCCTTTGGCATCTTTGGTGTCATATCTGCTTTACTTTGGATTGTCCTCTACGATCCTTTGATTCTTCCCATAGCATCAAAATTGACTGGAAAATCTGTTCATTTCAGCACCAAAGAGAGAATGGGGTTTggtttatttctttctttcctgTCAGTCTTAGAGGTGGCAGCTGTAGAAGGTGTCCGGAGAAGTATCGCAATAATGGAGGGATACTCGGATGATCCACAAGGCGTGATCCCTATGTCAGCAATGTGGCTACTTCCCCAGAATTCCCTTGCTGGCTCTGCAGTGGCCCTGCACGCCATTGGCCAAAACGAATTTTATATTTCAGAATTTCCTAGAAGCATGTCAAGTGTAGCTTCTGCCCTAGTAGGATTTGGTACGGGAGTGGGAAGCTTACTAGCTAGCTTTTTAATGAGTACCATCGACGACTTGACTAAAAGAGGAGGGCAGGAGAGTTGGATATCAAGCAATATAAACAAGGGCCATTACGACTACTATTATTTGGTTCTTGCAGGATTTAGTCTAATTAACATACTGTATTATATTGTTTGTAGTAGAGCTTATGGTCCCTGTAAAGGAGAGGAAGGAGACTTTATGGAAGAAGAGAAGCCATGA
- the LOC132604210 gene encoding protein NRT1/ PTR FAMILY 1.2-like isoform X3 — MENSSSEKGEMMEEPLLDASETQKGGFRTLPFILGGAALMFAALSALTPNMILYLMNEYHMDMTTGSNILYIWSAVTNIVPVVGAFMADSFVGRFQMIGVGSVVTLVGMFLFWLTSVIPQARPPPCVASNSICRSAEMFQLFFLCFSLGIIAIGDGAIKSSSLAFGSDQLKREVYQGNACAMESYFSWYYAMCSLSVLVALTCLVYIQVNMGWALGFGALVLLMLFSTLVIYLGTPFYLKLKPKSSLITGLLQVIVTSYRKRGLRLSSQSADILYYQKKGSAIVLPSEKLRFLNKACIVQDPQLDLSPDGEATDPWRLCTVDQVEELKALLKIVPIWLTGVVMSINISQNSFPVLQANTMDRHIGSSFEIPAASFGIFVVISAILWIVLYDSLILPVASKMTGKPSHFSTKERMGFGLFLSFLSVLVVAAVEGVRRSIAIKEGYSDDPQGVIPMSAMWLLPQNSLAGFAEALHVIGQNEFYISEFPRSMSSVASALLGVGMGVGSLLASFLMSTIDDLTKSGGQESWISSNIDKGHYDYYYLVLAGFSLVNILCYIVCSRAYGPCKGEEGDVREEEKP, encoded by the exons gaGGTGCGGCTTTGATGTTTGCGGCGTTGTCTGCTCTAACTCCAAATATGATCCTGTATTTGATGAATGAATATCACATGGATATGACTACTGGATCAAATATTCTCTACATCTGGTCAGCAGTTACCAACATCGTTCCAGTTGTTGGGGCCTTTATGGCGGATTCTTTTGTGGGTCGGTTCCAGATGATAGGGGTGGGATCTGTTGTCACTCTTGTG GGGATGTTTCTGTTTTGGCTGACATCAGTGATTCCGCAAGCAAGGCCCCCACCCTGTGTCGCTTCCAACAGCATTTGCAGATCAGCAGAGATGTTCCAACTCTTCTTCCTGTGTTTCTCTTTGGGGATCATTGCCATTGGAGATGGTGCAATCAAATCCTCATCTTTAGCATTTGGTTCGGATCAGTTGAAACGGGAAGTATATCAAGGAAATGCGTGTGCAATGGAGAGCTACTTCAGCTGGTACTATGCTATGTGCAGTTTGTCTGTCCTGGTTGCTCTCACGTGTCTTGTTTATATCCAAGTTAACATGGGGTGGGCTTTAGGTTTTGGAGCCCTCGTTTTGCTAATGTTGTTTTCAACTCTTGTAATTTATTTGGGTACTCCATTCTACCTGAAGCTGAAGCCTAAATCGAGTTTAATCACTGGCCTTCTTCAAGTGATTGTAACCTCTTATAGAAAGAGAGGTCTCAGATTGTCGTCACAGAGTGCAGATATACTATATTATCAGAAAAAAGGGTCAGCCATAGTTCTTCCAAGTGAAAAACTAAG GTTTCTGAATAAAGCTTGCATTGTACAAGATCCTCAGCTAGATTTGAGCCCAGATGGAGAAGCAACAGATCCTTGGCGTCTTTGCACTGTAGATCAAGTAGAGGAGCTGAAAGCATTACTTAAAATTGTTCCAATCTGGTTGACGGGAGTTGTGATGTCCATAAATATAAGCCAAAACTCTTTTCCAGTACTTCAAGCGAATACCATGGACAGACATATTGGTTCAAGCTTTGAAATCCCAGCTGCCTCCTTTGGCATCTTTGTTGTCATCTCTGCTATTCTTTGGATCGTCCTTTATGATAGTTTGATTCTTCCTGTAGCATCAAAAATGACTGGAAAACCTTCTCATTTCAGCACAAAAGAGAGAATGGGGTTTGGGTTATTTCTTTCCTTCCTGTCAGTCTTAGTGGTGGCAGCTGTAGAAGGTGTCCGGAGAAGTATTGCAATCAAGGAGGGGTACTCGGATGATCCACAAGGCGTGATCCCTATGTCAGCAATGTGGCTACTTCCACAGAACTCCCTGGCTGGCTTTGCAGAGGCCCTGCATGTCATCGGGCAAAACGAATTTTATATTTCAGAATTTCCTAGAAGCATGTCAAGTGTAGCTTCTGCTCTATTAGGAGTAGGTATGGGAGTGGGAAGCTTACTAGCTAGCTTTTTAATGAGCACTATCGACGACTTGACCAAAAGCGGAGGGCAAGAGAGTTGGATATCAAGCAATATAGACAAGGGCCATTACGACTACTATTATTTGGTTCTTGCAGGATTTAGTCTGGTTAACATACTGTGTTATATTGTTTGTAGTAGAGCTTATGGTCCCTGTAAAGGAGAGGAAGGAGACGTTAGGGAAGAAGAGAAGCCATGA
- the LOC132604210 gene encoding protein NRT1/ PTR FAMILY 1.2-like isoform X5, with protein MLLKLRRVASEPCLSSLGMFLFWLTSVIPQARPPPCVASNSICRSAEMFQLFFLCFSLGIIAIGDGAIKSSSLAFGSDQLKREVYQGNACAMESYFSWYYAMCSLSVLVALTCLVYIQVNMGWALGFGALVLLMLFSTLVIYLGTPFYLKLKPKSSLITGLLQVIVTSYRKRGLRLSSQSADILYYQKKGSAIVLPSEKLRFLNKACMVQDPRVDLSPDGEATDPWRLCTVDQVEELKALLKVVPIWLTGVVMSININQNSFPVLQATTMDRHIGSSFEIPAGSFGIFGVISALLWIVLYDPLILPIASKLTGKSVHFSTKERMGFGLFLSFLSVLEVAAVEGVRRSIAIMEGYSDDPQGVIPMSAMWLLPQNSLAGSAVALHAIGQNEFYISEFPRSMSSVASALVGFGTGVGSLLASFLMSTIDDLTKRGGQESWISSNINKGHYDYYYLVLAGFSLINILYYIVCSRAYGPCKGEEGDFMEEEKP; from the exons GGGATGTTTCTGTTTTGGCTGACATCAGTGATTCCGCAAGCAAGGCCCCCACCCTGTGTCGCTTCCAACAGCATTTGCAGATCAGCAGAGATGTTCCAACTCTTCTTCCTGTGTTTCTCTTTGGGGATCATTGCCATTGGAGATGGTGCAATCAAATCCTCATCTTTAGCATTTGGTTCGGATCAGTTGAAACGGGAAGTATATCAAGGAAATGCGTGTGCAATGGAGAGCTACTTCAGCTGGTACTATGCTATGTGCAGTTTGTCTGTCCTGGTTGCTCTCACGTGTCTTGTTTATATCCAAGTTAACATGGGGTGGGCTTTAGGTTTTGGAGCCCTCGTTTTGCTAATGTTGTTTTCAACTCTTGTAATTTATTTGGGTACTCCATTCTACCTGAAGCTGAAGCCTAAATCGAGTTTAATCACTGGCCTTCTTCAAGTGATTGTAACCTCTTATAGAAAGAGAGGTCTCAGATTGTCGTCACAGAGTGCAGATATACTATATTATCAGAAAAAAGGGTCAGCCATAGTTCTTCCAAGTGAAAAACTAAG GTTTTTGAATAAAGCTTGCATGGTACAAGATCCTCGAGTAGATTTGAGCCCAGATGGAGAAGCAACAGATCCTTGGCGTCTTTGCACTGTAGATCAAGTAGAAGAGCTGAAAGCATTACTCAAAGTTGTTCCAATCTGGTTGACGGGAGTTGTAATGTCCATAAATATAAACCAGAACTCTTTCCCAGTTCTTCAAGCGACTACCATGGATCGACATATTGGTTCCAGCTTTGAAATCCCAGCTGGCTCCTTTGGCATCTTTGGTGTCATATCTGCTTTACTTTGGATTGTCCTCTACGATCCTTTGATTCTTCCCATAGCATCAAAATTGACTGGAAAATCTGTTCATTTCAGCACCAAAGAGAGAATGGGGTTTggtttatttctttctttcctgTCAGTCTTAGAGGTGGCAGCTGTAGAAGGTGTCCGGAGAAGTATCGCAATAATGGAGGGATACTCGGATGATCCACAAGGCGTGATCCCTATGTCAGCAATGTGGCTACTTCCCCAGAATTCCCTTGCTGGCTCTGCAGTGGCCCTGCACGCCATTGGCCAAAACGAATTTTATATTTCAGAATTTCCTAGAAGCATGTCAAGTGTAGCTTCTGCCCTAGTAGGATTTGGTACGGGAGTGGGAAGCTTACTAGCTAGCTTTTTAATGAGTACCATCGACGACTTGACTAAAAGAGGAGGGCAGGAGAGTTGGATATCAAGCAATATAAACAAGGGCCATTACGACTACTATTATTTGGTTCTTGCAGGATTTAGTCTAATTAACATACTGTATTATATTGTTTGTAGTAGAGCTTATGGTCCCTGTAAAGGAGAGGAAGGAGACTTTATGGAAGAAGAGAAGCCATGA
- the LOC132604210 gene encoding protein NRT1/ PTR FAMILY 1.2-like isoform X1: MENSSSEKGEMIEQPLLVDVSETQNGGFRTLPFILGNVALMNAATSALTPNMILYLMNEYHMDMATGSNILYIWSAVTNFAPVVGAFMADSFVGRFRMIGLGSVVTLVGMFLFWLTSVIPQARPPPCVAFNSICRSAEIFQLFFLCFSLGIISIGAGAIKSSSLAFGSDQLKREVYQGNVRAVEIYFSWYYAVSGLSVLVALTCLVYIQVNMGWALGFGAPLLLMLFSTLFIYLGTPLYVKLKPKSSLITGFFQVIVASYRNRCLRLSPKSADILYHQKKGSAIVLPSEKLMFLNKACIVQDPQLDLSPDGEATDPWRLCTVDQVEELKALLKIVPIWLTGVVMSINISQNSFPVLQANTMDRHIGSSFEIPAASFGIFVVISAILWIVLYDSLILPVASKMTGKPSHFSTKERMGFGLFLSFLSVLVVAAVEGVRRSIAIKEGYSDDPQGVIPMSAMWLLPQNSLAGFAEALHVIGQNEFYISEFPRSMSSVASALLGVGMGVGSLLASFLMSTIDDLTKSGGQESWISSNIDKGHYDYYYLVLAGFSLVNILCYIVCSRAYGPCKGEEGDVREEEKP; the protein is encoded by the exons ATGGAAAATTCATCAAGTGAAAAAGGTGAAATGATTGAACAACCTTTGCTGGTAGATGTTTCTGAAACTCAAAATGGTGGCTTCAGAACTTTGCCTTTCATTCTTG gAAATGTGGCTTTGATGAATGCGGCGACATCTGCTTTAACTCCTAACATGATTCTGTATTTGATGAATGAATATCACATGGATATGGCTACTGGGTCCAATATTCTCTACATCTGGTCAGCAGTTACCAACTTCGCTCCAGTTGTTGGGGCTTTTATGGCGGATTCTTTTGTGGGTCGGTTCCGGATGATAGGATTGGGATCTGTTGTCACCCTTGTG GGAATGTTTCTGTTTTGGCTGACATCAGTGATTCCGCAAGCAAGGCCCCCACCCTGTGTCGCTTTCAACAGCATTTGCAGATCAGCAGAGATATTCCAACTCTTCTTCCTGTGTTTCTCTTTGGGCATCATTTCCATTGGAGCAGGTGCAATCAAATCCTCTTCTTTAGCTTTTGGTTCTGATCAGTTGAAACGGGAAGTATATCAAGGAAATGTGCGTGCAGTAGAAATCTACTTCAGCTGGTACTATGCTGTGAGCGGTTTGTCTGTCCTGGTTGCTCTCACGTGTCTTGTTTATATCCAAGTTAACATGGGGTGGGCTTTAGGTTTTGGAGCTCCTCTTTTGCTAATGTTGTTTTCAactctttttatttatttgggTACTCCATTGTACGTGAAGCTGAAGCCTAAATCGAGCTTAATCACTGGCTTCTTTCAAGTGATTGTAGCCTCTTATAGAAATAGATGTCTCAGATTGTCGCCAAAGAGTGCAGATATACTATACCATCAGAAAAAAGGGTCAGCCATAGTTCTTCCAAGTGAAAAACTAAT GTTTCTGAATAAAGCTTGCATTGTACAAGATCCTCAGCTAGATTTGAGCCCAGATGGAGAAGCAACAGATCCTTGGCGTCTTTGCACTGTAGATCAAGTAGAGGAGCTGAAAGCATTACTTAAAATTGTTCCAATCTGGTTGACGGGAGTTGTGATGTCCATAAATATAAGCCAAAACTCTTTTCCAGTACTTCAAGCGAATACCATGGACAGACATATTGGTTCAAGCTTTGAAATCCCAGCTGCCTCCTTTGGCATCTTTGTTGTCATCTCTGCTATTCTTTGGATCGTCCTTTATGATAGTTTGATTCTTCCTGTAGCATCAAAAATGACTGGAAAACCTTCTCATTTCAGCACAAAAGAGAGAATGGGGTTTGGGTTATTTCTTTCCTTCCTGTCAGTCTTAGTGGTGGCAGCTGTAGAAGGTGTCCGGAGAAGTATTGCAATCAAGGAGGGGTACTCGGATGATCCACAAGGCGTGATCCCTATGTCAGCAATGTGGCTACTTCCACAGAACTCCCTGGCTGGCTTTGCAGAGGCCCTGCATGTCATCGGGCAAAACGAATTTTATATTTCAGAATTTCCTAGAAGCATGTCAAGTGTAGCTTCTGCTCTATTAGGAGTAGGTATGGGAGTGGGAAGCTTACTAGCTAGCTTTTTAATGAGCACTATCGACGACTTGACCAAAAGCGGAGGGCAAGAGAGTTGGATATCAAGCAATATAGACAAGGGCCATTACGACTACTATTATTTGGTTCTTGCAGGATTTAGTCTGGTTAACATACTGTGTTATATTGTTTGTAGTAGAGCTTATGGTCCCTGTAAAGGAGAGGAAGGAGACGTTAGGGAAGAAGAGAAGCCATGA
- the LOC132604210 gene encoding protein NRT1/ PTR FAMILY 1.2-like isoform X4, protein MFLKLKMVASELCLSFLGMFLFWLTSVIPQARPPPCVAFNSICRSAEIFQLFFLCFSLGIISIGAGAIKSSSLAFGSDQLKREVYQGNVRAVEIYFSWYYAVSGLSVLVALTCLVYIQVNMGWALGFGAPLLLMLFSTLFIYLGTPLYVKLKPKSSLITGFFQVIVASYRNRCLRLSPKSADILYHQKKGSAIVLPSEKLMFLNKACIVQDPQLDLSPDGEATDPWRLCTVDQVEELKALLKIVPIWLTGVVMSINISQNSFPVLQANTMDRHIGSSFEIPAASFGIFVVISAILWIVLYDSLILPVASKMTGKPSHFSTKERMGFGLFLSFLSVLVVAAVEGVRRSIAIKEGYSDDPQGVIPMSAMWLLPQNSLAGFAEALHVIGQNEFYISEFPRSMSSVASALLGVGMGVGSLLASFLMSTIDDLTKSGGQESWISSNIDKGHYDYYYLVLAGFSLVNILCYIVCSRAYGPCKGEEGDVREEEKP, encoded by the exons ATGTTTCTGAAACTCAAAATGGTGGCTTCAGAACTTTGCCTTTCATTCTTG GGAATGTTTCTGTTTTGGCTGACATCAGTGATTCCGCAAGCAAGGCCCCCACCCTGTGTCGCTTTCAACAGCATTTGCAGATCAGCAGAGATATTCCAACTCTTCTTCCTGTGTTTCTCTTTGGGCATCATTTCCATTGGAGCAGGTGCAATCAAATCCTCTTCTTTAGCTTTTGGTTCTGATCAGTTGAAACGGGAAGTATATCAAGGAAATGTGCGTGCAGTAGAAATCTACTTCAGCTGGTACTATGCTGTGAGCGGTTTGTCTGTCCTGGTTGCTCTCACGTGTCTTGTTTATATCCAAGTTAACATGGGGTGGGCTTTAGGTTTTGGAGCTCCTCTTTTGCTAATGTTGTTTTCAactctttttatttatttgggTACTCCATTGTACGTGAAGCTGAAGCCTAAATCGAGCTTAATCACTGGCTTCTTTCAAGTGATTGTAGCCTCTTATAGAAATAGATGTCTCAGATTGTCGCCAAAGAGTGCAGATATACTATACCATCAGAAAAAAGGGTCAGCCATAGTTCTTCCAAGTGAAAAACTAAT GTTTCTGAATAAAGCTTGCATTGTACAAGATCCTCAGCTAGATTTGAGCCCAGATGGAGAAGCAACAGATCCTTGGCGTCTTTGCACTGTAGATCAAGTAGAGGAGCTGAAAGCATTACTTAAAATTGTTCCAATCTGGTTGACGGGAGTTGTGATGTCCATAAATATAAGCCAAAACTCTTTTCCAGTACTTCAAGCGAATACCATGGACAGACATATTGGTTCAAGCTTTGAAATCCCAGCTGCCTCCTTTGGCATCTTTGTTGTCATCTCTGCTATTCTTTGGATCGTCCTTTATGATAGTTTGATTCTTCCTGTAGCATCAAAAATGACTGGAAAACCTTCTCATTTCAGCACAAAAGAGAGAATGGGGTTTGGGTTATTTCTTTCCTTCCTGTCAGTCTTAGTGGTGGCAGCTGTAGAAGGTGTCCGGAGAAGTATTGCAATCAAGGAGGGGTACTCGGATGATCCACAAGGCGTGATCCCTATGTCAGCAATGTGGCTACTTCCACAGAACTCCCTGGCTGGCTTTGCAGAGGCCCTGCATGTCATCGGGCAAAACGAATTTTATATTTCAGAATTTCCTAGAAGCATGTCAAGTGTAGCTTCTGCTCTATTAGGAGTAGGTATGGGAGTGGGAAGCTTACTAGCTAGCTTTTTAATGAGCACTATCGACGACTTGACCAAAAGCGGAGGGCAAGAGAGTTGGATATCAAGCAATATAGACAAGGGCCATTACGACTACTATTATTTGGTTCTTGCAGGATTTAGTCTGGTTAACATACTGTGTTATATTGTTTGTAGTAGAGCTTATGGTCCCTGTAAAGGAGAGGAAGGAGACGTTAGGGAAGAAGAGAAGCCATGA
- the LOC132604211 gene encoding protein NRT1/ PTR FAMILY 1.2-like, with protein sequence METSEIIEQPLLDASEIQKGGFRTLPFILGNAALMNAATFALTPNMILYLMNEYHMDMTTGSNILYIWSAVTNIAPVLGAFMADSFVGRFRMIGLGSVVTFVGMFLFWLTSVIPQARPPPCVASNNICRSAEMFQLFFLCFSLGVVAIGAGAIKSSSLAFGSDQLKREVYPENARAMESYFSWYYAVIVLSVLVALTCLVYIQVNMGWALGFGAPVLLMLFSTLLIYLGTPFYVKLNPKSSLITGLFQVIVASYRNRRLRLSSQSADVLYHQKKGSAVVLPSEKLRFLNKACIVQDPQLDLSPDGEATDPWRLCTVDQVEELKALLKVVPIWLTGAVMSINISQNSFPVLQANTMDRHIGSSFEIPAASFGIFAVISAILWIVLYDCLILPVASKLTGKPAHFSTKERMGFGLFISFLSVLATAVVEVVRRSIAFKEGYLDDPQGVIPMSAMWLLPQNFLAGFAEALNAIGQNEFYISEFPRSMSSVAAALLGVGMGVGSLFASFIMSTMNDLTKIGGQESWVSSNINKGHYDYYYLVLAGFSLVNILCYTVCSRAYGPCKEEVAEEEKP encoded by the exons ATGGAAACTTCTGAAATTATCGAACAACCTTTGTTAGATGCTTCTGAAATTCAAAAGGGTGGCTTCAGAACTCTGCCTTTTATACTTG GAAATGCGGCTTTGATGAATGCGGCGACGTTTGCTTTAACTCCTAATATGATTCTATATTTGATGAATGAATATCACATGGATATGACTACTGGGTCCAATATTCTCTACATCTGGTCAGCAGTTACCAACATCGCTCCAGTTCTTGGGGCTTTTATGGCGGATTCTTTTGTGGGTCGGTTCCGGATGATAGGATTGGGATCTGTTGTTACCTTTGTG GGAATGTTTCTGTTTTGGCTGACATCAGTGATTCCGCAAGCAAGGCCCCCACCCTGTGTCGCTTCCAACAACATTTGCAGATCAGCAGAGATGTTCCAACTCTTCTTCCTGTGTTTCTCTTTGGGCGTCGTTGCCATTGGAGCAGGTGCAATCAAATCCTCATCTTTAGCATTTGGTTCTGATCAGTTGAAACGGGAAGTATATCCAGAAAATGCGCGTGCAATGGAGAGCTACTTCAGCTGGTACTATGCTGTGATAGTTTTGTCTGTCCTGGTTGCTCTCACGTGTCTTGTTTATATCCAAGTCAACATGGGGTGGGCTTTAGGTTTTGGAGCTCCTGTTTTGCTAATGTTGTTTTCAACTCTTTTAATTTATTTGGGTACTCCATTCTACGTGAAGCTGAATCCTAAATCGAGCTTAATCACTGGCCTTTTTCAAGTGATTGTAGCCTCTTATAGAAATAGACGTCTCAGATTGTCGTCACAGAGTGCAGATGTACTATACCATCAGAAAAAAGGGTCAGCCGTAGTTCTTCCAAGTGAAAAACTAAG GTTTCTAAATAAAGCTTGCATTGTACAAGATCCTCAGCTAGATTTGAGCCCAGATGGAGAAGCAACAGATCCTTGGCGTCTTTGCACTGTAGATCAAGTAGAGGAGCTGAAAGCATTACTCAAAGTTGTTCCAATCTGGTTGACGGGAGCTGTAATGTCCATAAATATAAGCCAGAACTCTTTTCCAGTACTTCAAGCGAATACCATGGATCGACATATTGGTTCAAGCTTTGAAATCCCAGCTGCCTCCTTTGGCATCTTCGCTGTCATCTCTGCTATACTTTGGATTGTCCTCTACGATTGTTTGATTCTTCCCGTAGCATCAAAATTGACTGGAAAACCTGCTCATTTCAGCACAAAAGAGAGAATGGGATTTGGTTTATTTATTTCCTTCCTGTCAGTCTTAGCGACGGCAGTTGTCGAAGTTGTTCGGAGAAGTATAGCATTCAAGGAGGGGTACTTGGATGATCCACAAGGCGTGATCCCTATGTCAGCAATGTGGCTACTTCCCCAGAATTTCCTTGCTGGCTTTGCAGAGGCCCTGAATGCCATCGGCCAAAACGAATTCTATATTTCAGAATTTCCAAGAAGCATGTCAAGTGTAGCTGCTGCTCTATTAGGAGTTGGTATGGGAGTGGGCAGCTTATTTGCTAGCTTTATAATGAGTACTATGAACGACTTGACCAAAATAGGAGGGCAAGAGAGTTGGGTATCGAGCAATATAAACAAGGGCCATTACGACTACTATTACTTGGTTCTTGCAGGATTTAGTCTGGTTAACATATTGTGTTATACTGTTTGTAGCAGAGCTTATGGCCCCTGCAAAGAAGAGGTAGCTGAAGAAGAGAAGCCATGA